In Heyndrickxia vini, the sequence CTTAAATGTAAAGAGTAATCTCATTTTTACTGTTGGAAATTCATTTCAACACTTCCTGACAAATGAAGCTCAAGATGCGTTATTAAATTCGGTAAATCAACACTTGAATATGAATGGAATCTTTATATTCGGCACAAGGTTTCCAAGCACAGAAGAATTATTGCAACCAAGTAATGAGGAGTATTGGAAAACGTATATTGACGAAGATAGCCAGCATAAAGTAGATGTGTACACAATTTGTCACTATGATTCTCTTAATCAAGTACAACATTACACGACGATACGAAAATTTCTAAATGATGCTGAGGAAATTGTGGATGAAAAGAAAACAAACATCAGCTTGCGATATGTCTTTCCGAAAGAAATGGAACGATTGCTGGAAGGGCATGGATTTGAAATTAAACATCTTTATAAAAATTGGAATGAGGAACCGATAACGAATGACAGTTATGAAATGGTGTATGTCTGTAAAAA encodes:
- a CDS encoding class I SAM-dependent methyltransferase — translated: MENLQEYDDPILYDKENDPYTSDIPFLLKWAKKTEGTIIDVACGTGRATIPLAKNGHKLIGVDVHNGMLAEAKRKTAEHDLPIEWVEQDCTTLSLNVKSNLIFTVGNSFQHFLTNEAQDALLNSVNQHLNMNGIFIFGTRFPSTEELLQPSNEEYWKTYIDEDSQHKVDVYTICHYDSLNQVQHYTTIRKFLNDAEEIVDEKKTNISLRYVFPKEMERLLEGHGFEIKHLYKNWNEEPITNDSYEMVYVCKKIQEK